CATCCGCTCCGGCCACATCCGCGGCGCCGGCTTCGACGTCTACGCCACCGAGCCCTGCACCGACTCGCCGCTGTTCGAGCTCGACGAGGTCGTGGTGACCCCGCACCTCGGCGCCAGCACGGTCGAGGCCCAGGACCGCGCCGGCACCGACGTCGCCGACTCCGTGCTCAAGGCACTGAGCGGCGAGTTCGTCGCCGACGCCGTCAACGTCTCCGGCGGCCGCGTCGGCGAAGAGGTCTCCGCCTGGCTCGACCTCTCCCGCAAGCTCGGCCTCATCGCGGGCAAGCTGCTCGGCGGCGCCCCGGTCTCCCTGGAGGTCACCGCCCGCGGTGAGCTCTCCTCCGAGGACGTCGACGTGCTCGCCCTCGCCGCCGTGCGTGGCCTCTTCTCCGGCATCACCGAGGACGCCGTGACCTTCGTCAACGCCCCGACCATCGCCGAGGAGCGTGGCCTGAACTACTCGGTCACCACCGCCACCGAGTCCGTCTCCCACCGCTCGGTGCTCGAGGTGTGCGTGGTCTCCGCGGACGGCCAGAGCGCGTCCGTCACCGGCGCACTCACCGGCCTGGACCGGGTGGAGAAGATCGTGCGCATCAACGAGCGTGGCCTGGACCTGCGCGCCTCCGGCCGCAACCTCTTCCTGCGCTACTCCGACGTGCCGGGCGCCCTGGGTAAGGCCGGTTCCCGTGTGGGCGACGCCGGCATCAACATCGACGCCGCCGCGCTCTCGCAGACTGCCGACGGCGAGGGTGCGATCCTCATCCTCCGCGTCGAGTCCGAGGTCCCGGACAACGTGGTCAACGCCATCGCCGTGGAGCTCGACGCGGAGGCGTTCCAGATCGATCTGGACTGAGTCGCCTGAGCCGGGGGTGGCGGGGTGAATCTTTTTGGGCCCAGAACTTTCCGGCGAGGGTCCTCTCGTGCTTGGGTGTGAGGAAGATCGCCGAACCCCGGCGATTGTGGCCGCCTCCCGCGGGGGTGCGGCCGCCAGCACCGCGGACGTCTACACGGGCCGCGTGATCGTGGAGCGAGCATGAGTACTGCACTATCCCAGGACCCGAACCCGGGCGGCGACGGCAGCACCGACGTCGTCTTCAGCGAGGTGGACGGGCGGAAACACCCCGTGGCCGTCACCCCGGAACGTCTGATCGGCACGGGCGAGAAGATCTTCCTCGCCGCGGCCGCGATCATCGCCGCGGTGGGCTGGGCGGCCATCGCCCTCGGTCGTGGGGAGACGATCAGCTCGGTGTGGCTGGTCTTCGCCGCGGTCGGCTCCTACATCGTCGGCTTCACCCTCTACGCCCGGCTCATCCAGTACAAGGTGGTCAAACCCCGCAACACGCGGGCCACCCCGGCGGAGTACGTCGACGACGGCAGGGACTTCGTGCCCACCGACCGCCGGGTGCTCTTCGGCCACCACTTCGCCGCCATCGCCGGCGCCGGCCCGCTCGTCGGACCGGTCATGGCCGCGCAGATGGGTTACCTCCCCGGCACCCTGTGGATCGTCCTCGGCGTCATCTTCGCCGGCGCGGTCCAGGACTACCTCGTGCTCTGGGTGTCCACCCGCCGCCGGGGCCGTTCCCTGGGCCAGATGATCCGCGACGAGGTCGGCCTCGTCGGTGGCTCGGCCGGCATCTTCGCCACCATCGCCATCATGGTGATCATCATCGCCGTGCTCGCGCTCATCATCGTCAACGCGCTGGCGGAGAGCCCCTGGGGTGTCTTCTCCATCACCATGACCATCCCCATCGCCATGTTCATGGGTGTCTACCTGCGTTACCTCCGCCCGGGCCGGGTGAGTGAGGTCTCCGTCATCGGCGTGGTGCTGCTGCTCGCCGCGATCATCGGTGGTGGCTGGGTCGCCGAGACCGAGCTCGGCGCCGATCTGTTCACCTGGTCCAAGGAGGCCCTGGCGCTGGCCATCATCGGCTACGGTATCGTCGCCGCGATCCTGCCCGTGTGGCTGCTGCTCGCCCCGCGCGACTACCTGTCCACGTTCATGAAGATCGGCGTCATCGCCCTGCTGGCGGTGGCGATCCTCATCGAGCGCCCAGACATCCAGATGCCCGCGGTGACCTCCTTCGCCTCCGCGGGCAACGGCCCGGTCTTCGCCGGCAGCCTGTTCCCGTTCCTCTTCATCACCATCGCCTGCGGCGCGCTCTCCGGATTCCACGCGCTCATCGCGTCCGGCACGACACCCAAGCTCATCGAGAAGGAATCCCACATGCGGGCCATCGGCTACGGCGGCATGCTCATGGAGTCCTTCGTCGCCGTCATGGCCCTGATCACCGCGGTGGTCATCGACCGCCACATGTACTTCGCCATGAACGCCCCGGTTGCGCTGACCGGCGGCACCTCACAGGGGGCGGCGGACTTCGTCGCTACGCTCAACCTGCCGGGCGAGCCGGTCACCGCGGCCGAGCTCGACGCCGCGGCGGCGTCGATCGGCGAGTCCACCGTGGTCTCCCGCACAGGTGGCGCACCGACCCTGGCCTACGGCATGAGCGAGATCATGACCAGCATCTTCCGCAGCTCCTCGCTGCAGGCGTTCTGGTATCACTTCGCCATCATGTTTGAGGCGCTGTTCATTCTCACCACGGTCGACGCCGGCACCCGCGTGGCCCGGTTCATGATGACCGACACCCTGGCGAACATCCCCGGTATGAAGAAGTTCCGCGACCCCAGCTGGACGCTGGGTACGTGGATCTCCACCCTGGTGGTCTGTGCGTTGTGGGGAGCGATCCTCATCATGGGCGTGACCGACCCGCTGGGCGGCATCAACGTCCTGTTCCCTCTCTTCGGCATCGCCAACCAGCTGCTCGCCGCCATGGCGTTGGCGCTGGTCCTGGTGGTCGTGGTGAAGCAGGGCCTGTACAAGTGGGCGTGGATCCCGGGCCTCCCGCTGGTGTGGGACCTCGCGGTCACCATGACGGCCTCCTGGCAGAAGATCTTCCACTCCAACCCGTCGATTGGCTACTGGGCGCAGCACGCCCGTTTCAAGGACGCGCAGGCCCAGGGGCTGCAGGAGTTCGGCAACGCGAAGACCCCGGAGGCCATCGACGCGGTGGTGCGCAACACCATGATCCAGGGCGTGCTGTCCATCATGTTCGCCGTGCTGGTGCTCATCGTCGTCGCGGCGGCGGTGGCCGCGTGTGTGCGGGTGATCCGCCAGCGCTCCGCGGGTGAGATCCCGGAGACAAGTGAGGAGCCTGATCGGCCGTCGACCCTCTTTGTCCCCGCGGGCATGGGCACGACCAGGCGCGAGAAA
This sequence is a window from Corynebacterium doosanense CAU 212 = DSM 45436. Protein-coding genes within it:
- the serA gene encoding phosphoglycerate dehydrogenase; translated protein: MSKPVVLIADKLAQSTVDALGSSVEVRWVDGPNREELLAAVPEADALLVRSATTVDAEVLAAAPKLTIVGRAGVGLDNVDIDAATRQGVMVVNAPTSNIHSACEQAIALLLATARQIPAADKTLRQAEWKRSQFSGVEIFGKTIGIVGFGHIGQLFAQRLAAFETTIIAYDPYANPARAAQMGVELVELDELMARADFVTIHLPKTKETAGMFDAELMAKSKKGQIIINAARGGLVDEQALADAIRSGHIRGAGFDVYATEPCTDSPLFELDEVVVTPHLGASTVEAQDRAGTDVADSVLKALSGEFVADAVNVSGGRVGEEVSAWLDLSRKLGLIAGKLLGGAPVSLEVTARGELSSEDVDVLALAAVRGLFSGITEDAVTFVNAPTIAEERGLNYSVTTATESVSHRSVLEVCVVSADGQSASVTGALTGLDRVEKIVRINERGLDLRASGRNLFLRYSDVPGALGKAGSRVGDAGINIDAAALSQTADGEGAILILRVESEVPDNVVNAIAVELDAEAFQIDLD
- a CDS encoding carbon starvation CstA family protein, with amino-acid sequence MSTALSQDPNPGGDGSTDVVFSEVDGRKHPVAVTPERLIGTGEKIFLAAAAIIAAVGWAAIALGRGETISSVWLVFAAVGSYIVGFTLYARLIQYKVVKPRNTRATPAEYVDDGRDFVPTDRRVLFGHHFAAIAGAGPLVGPVMAAQMGYLPGTLWIVLGVIFAGAVQDYLVLWVSTRRRGRSLGQMIRDEVGLVGGSAGIFATIAIMVIIIAVLALIIVNALAESPWGVFSITMTIPIAMFMGVYLRYLRPGRVSEVSVIGVVLLLAAIIGGGWVAETELGADLFTWSKEALALAIIGYGIVAAILPVWLLLAPRDYLSTFMKIGVIALLAVAILIERPDIQMPAVTSFASAGNGPVFAGSLFPFLFITIACGALSGFHALIASGTTPKLIEKESHMRAIGYGGMLMESFVAVMALITAVVIDRHMYFAMNAPVALTGGTSQGAADFVATLNLPGEPVTAAELDAAAASIGESTVVSRTGGAPTLAYGMSEIMTSIFRSSSLQAFWYHFAIMFEALFILTTVDAGTRVARFMMTDTLANIPGMKKFRDPSWTLGTWISTLVVCALWGAILIMGVTDPLGGINVLFPLFGIANQLLAAMALALVLVVVVKQGLYKWAWIPGLPLVWDLAVTMTASWQKIFHSNPSIGYWAQHARFKDAQAQGLQEFGNAKTPEAIDAVVRNTMIQGVLSIMFAVLVLIVVAAAVAACVRVIRQRSAGEIPETSEEPDRPSTLFVPAGMGTTRREKEVMAQYSISATGSGH